DNA from Desulfovibrio porci:
CTGCTGAAAAAAATTGCCGATGAAGAGGGGCAATGCAAAGAAAAAGATCAACTTTGCCGGGCTGCCCTGGGTCAGATTTTTAGCCATATGTCCGTCACACTGGGTACGTTCGACATGGGAGCGGCCGAATGACGCGCCCGAATGGAGGGGAGGAGATTAGCACCTGAACCATAGCGCCCGCAAGCAATGTGATTTCATGCCCCGGAGCCGGGTTGATGTTCCGGAACTACATTTTCCGCATGCTTTTTCCCCGGCACTATCCCGCGCGTGGACGGCTTGACGGGGGTTCCGCCCTCATGCGGGCCGCACCGCACTTGACAACAACCTAACTTCGGGCAAGTTGAAAATAAAATCGGCATCCGTCCACCTCCACCCAGGAAATTCCGCATGTCCGCATCCGCCTTCTTTTCCGGCCCTGTGCGCAACCGGCTTGTTTTCACTTTTCTGCTGTTCTTCCTGACCGCGGGCAACGCCTGGAGCGCGCCGGAAGTCAGGGCTCCGGACTCGCGAAACGTCGGGGGTCTGATCAGCTACTGGCGCTTTACCGCTGCTGCCGGACAGCCCGGCGGCAATGCGGCACTGGACCTGCGCTTCACTCCGGACAAGCAGAAATGCCGGGAAGCCTACGGCGAGGACGGCGAAGCGGTCTGCCGCCGCAATTTCGGCAGGCGGCCCGCGCCTGAAGTGACGCTTCAACCGTCCCTGCCGGGCCGCTGGGAATGGAGCGGGGACCGCCTGCTCTTTTTCCCCGAAGAGATCTGGCCCGTGGACACCGCCTATACAGTGGACATCAAGAAGTCCCTGCCGCCGCGTATGGCTGTGGCGGGCCCGGTGACGTTCCGCAGTGCCCCGTTGCGCGCGAAAATCTCGGGCAGCTTCAAGTTCGACCCCGAAAATCTTAAAACCATGGCCGTCAGCGGCGAAATGCGCTTCAACGCGCCCGTGGACCGCGAGGCGGCCCAAAGCCGTTTCAGCGTCAAGATTGAGGGCGACGGCCTGCTGCTGGGCGACCCCATATTGCATTTTAACGACAGGGGAGACCGGCTGGACTACAGCCTGCCCGTGCTCGAACTGGCAAAAGCCGACTCCGGCCTGCGCATCTCCCTGGCCCCCGGCTTCACCGCCGTCAGCGGCGGCCCCGCCTCCAGGGGTGAGGACTTTTTTATACGTCTGCCTTCAGCCGACAAGCTCTTTGAATTGAAGACCGGCAGGCTCGACGCCGTGACCCGGCCCGATCTGCGGGCGGAGATGGTGCTTTCCCTCCATTTCTCTCTGCCGGTCAAGCCCTCGGAAGTTCTGGACAAACTGGATCTGCGCCTTTTGCCGCCGGACGCAAGCGCCATGGACGCGACAACGGGAGAGAAGCAACCCGCGGAAGCGGAAAACGAAGAGAACGAAACAAGAGAAGAAAACCCGCCCGCTTCAGCCTGGACCCTGGAACGAGTTACGCCCGAAGTGATTGCGCAGGCCACCCGGCTCAGGCTCAGCCCGCCTGATGATGAAGACAAGCCGTCCACGGATATTTTCCTCGCTGTTGACGACAATCTTGAGCCGGGCCGCAGTCTGCTGCTGCGCCTGCGGCAGGGTATGGTCAGCGCCTCCGGCCTGCGATCCTCCGAAGAAAGCCTGAAGCTGCTGCAAGCCCCCGCCTTTCCCGAAGCCCTGCGCATCATGCAGAAAGGCGGCGTGCTGGCGCTGACCGGAGACGCCGTGGTATCCGTCTACAGCCGTAACCTAGACGCCGTGGACTATGAAGTGTCCCAAATCCGGCCCGAATTTCTCAACACATTTCTGTCGGCCAACCTGGACCAGCTGGATTATGACGCCTACGACTACGACCAGCCCTATGCCGGCGGCCGCCCGGATCTCGACAACCTGAGCGTGGTCAACCGGGGCAGCCTGCCGCTCCGGCGGCGTGACGCCATGTCCGCCCAGTTCAGCGCGCTCAACCTGCGCCCCCTGCTCCGTGACGGCCGGAAGGGTCTGTTCTACCTCAGCCTCACGGGACGGCGCGACGGACGCGCTGTGAGCCGGGAAAACCGCTTTGTGCTGATGACGGATCTGGGGCTGATCCATAAAACCGCCGCCGGGGGCGGCGGCGCGGTCTACGCTGTGAGTCTGGCCGACGGCAGGCCGCGCGCCCAGGTGAACGTCCAGGTGATCGGGGTCAACGGCCTGCCCGTGTTCAGCGCCAAAACCGATGCGCGCGGCAAGGTGAATCTGCCCGCGCTCACGGGCCTCACGCGGGAAAAAAGACCGCTGGCCCTGACCGCTGCGCAGGGGAGCGATCTGGCCTTTCTGCCGCTGGAGCAATACGCGCGCAAGCTCAACTATTCGCGTTTCGACGTAGGCGGCAACCGGCTTTCCGATCAGGGACTCAATGTCTACCTGTTCAGCCAGCGCGGCGTCTACCGCCCCGGCGAGAGCCTGCACTTCGGCTACATGGTCAAACAGGGGCAATGGGGCTCCACGGATCTCACGGGTCTGCCGCTGACGGCCACCCTGTACAATCCGCGCGGCAACGAGGCGGCCTCCAAAAAGATCACGCTCACAGCCGACGGCTTCGGCGAACTCACCTTCCCCCTGGAAACCACGGCCCCCACCGGGCCATGGGAACTGCGCCTGCGCACCGGCGCCGACAAGCAGCGCGGCGAAATCCTGCGCGTGACACGGGTCATGGTGGAAGAATTCCAACCCGACACCCTGCGCCTGCAATTGCGGCTCACTCCCGGCGTCGGCAAGGGCTGGCTGCGGCCTCGGGATCTGGCTGAAGGTCCGGGAGGCAGCCAGGACGAAGGCCTGTCCGCGCGGGTCAACCTGGTCAACCTGTTCGGCGCGCCTGCCGTGGACCATGAGGTGAAACTGCGGCTGCACTTCGCACCCGCCGCCTTTGCCTTCCGCGACTATCCCGACTACCGCTTTTACAATGCGGCCCAAAGCATGGCCGGAGAACAGACGGAACTGCCCGGCCAGCGGACCGACGCCCAGGGTGACACCGTGTTCTCTCTGGATCTCGCGGACCATGCCCACTCCACCTTTCAACTGACCGCGCGGGCCGAGGGCATGGACGCCGCCGGAGGCCGCAGCGTCATGGCCGACGCCTCTCTGCTCTTTTCGCCATTGGACGCCGCAGTGGGCTGGAGCAGCGATGCCGACCTGGGCTATCTGCCCCAGCACGGCAAAGCCCGGCTGAATCTTCTGGCCGTGGATCATACGCTCAAGGCCGTCGATCTGGGCGAGTTGGAACTGACATTCGTGGGCATCAGCCATACCCGCAGTCTGACCCGCGACAGCAAGGGCCAGTACCGCTATCAGAACCTGCCCCGGCGCAAGACGCTCGGCACGCAAAAATTGCGTCTCGACAAAAAGACTTCCGTGGCCCTGCGGCTGGACGAGCCGGGCGCGCACCTTCTGGAAGCCCGCGACAGCAAGGGCAATCTGGTGCTGCGCGTGCCCTATGAGGTGGCGGGCACGGCCCAGGCCCGCCTGGGCGAAGAACACGAAGCCCGGCTCACGGCCCGGCTCAGCAAACAGGACTACGCCCCCGGCGAAACCATGGAGATTTCACTGAATACGCCCTATAAAGGCGCGGGCCTGATTACCGTGGAGCGGGAGGACGTGCTCGCTGAAACCTGGTTCACGGCCCAGGCCGGACAAAGCGTGCAGCGCCTGCCCCTGCCCAAGAATCTTGAAGGCCGGGCCTACTGCAATATCACCTACTTCCGCGCTCTGGACGATGCGGACATCTTTACCAAGCCCCTGGCCGTCGCGGTGCTGCCGTTCAGCGTCAACATGCGGGGACGGGATCTGGGGCTGAGCGTGCGTACCGAGGCGGATGCCGCGCGCGTTTCCGGGGCCGCCGTTCCGGCCGCCGAACAGGTGGTCAGGCCGGGGGCCGACCTGCCCGTGCGGGTGCGCGCCGCCCAACCGGGCAAGGCTATTGTCTTCGCCGTGGATGAAGGCATTTTACGGCTCACCTCCTATGCCACGCCAGATCCTTTGCGGGCTCTGCTCGGCGACCGGGCCCTGGAGGTGGGCACCTATCAGTATTTTGACCTGCTGATGCCCGAATACCGGCATCTGCGGGATATGATTTCCGCCTTCGGCGGCGGCGAGGAAGCCGCATCCGCATCACCCGGACAGCAGGCCGCCTTGGGGCAGAACCCGTTCCGCAGGCCCGGCGAAGCCCCCATGATTTTCTGGTCCGGCGTGCTTGACGTGGGGCCTGAGGACAGCCTGGTCAACATCCCCATCCCGCCGCAATTCAACGGCAAACTGCGGATCATGGCCGTGGGCTGCGCGCCAGGAGCCGTGGGCGCGGCCCGGACCGAGGCCGTATCCAGAGCGGAAGTGGTCATCCAGCCCATGCTGCCGCTCTTTGTGACGCCCGGCGATGTCTTTGAGGCCGCCGTCAGCCTGACGGACATGCTGGAGCGTCCGGCCGGTCAGGAGAACACGCCCCGCCGCCTGGCCCTCAGCGTGCGCGGCGACGGCGGCTGCACGCTGCTGGACGCCCTGCCTGAAGCCCTGACGCTTGAACCGGCACGGCAACAGACAGTACGCCTGCGCTTCCGCGCCGAGGATCTGCCCGGCGGGCATAACCTGCACTTTACCGCCACGCCCCTGCCCGGTCAGCCGGGCGAAGCGGTCACGCGGCCCGTGGGCCTTTCCATCCGCCCCGCGCTGCCGCGTTCCACGGATGTGCTTCTGGGCCGGGCCGGGCAGGCTCCCTATACGGCGGAGGCCAAGTTGCCGCGCCGCCTGTACCCGCAATTCGCGGAACTGCGCGCCTCGCTTTCCGCCCTGCCGCTGCCGCCGGCCCACGGCCTGATGCGCTGGCTGGCGGCCTATCCCTATGGCTGCACGGAACAGCGCGTCAGCGCGGCCTTCCCTGATCTGGCCCTTCTGACCCGGCCCGAACTGACGCCGCCGGATGCCGCATATACTCCGCAAAAAATCCGCGCCTGGGTGCTGGAAACCCTGCGGATGCTCCAGGCCCGGCAAGCGGACGAGGGGCGTTTCGCCGCCTGGCCCGGGGGAGGCCGGGGCGATCTCTTCCTTTCCGCCTATGCGGCGGACTTCCTGAGCACAGCCAGAGCGGCGGGCCTGTCCCTGAGCGACGGTCTGGACAAAGGATTTCTGGAGGCTCTGGAAGAAGAGGCTATGCGGAGTCCCGACAGCCTCGCCGATGCGCGGGTCAAGGCCTATGCGGCCTGGGTGCTGACCCGCAACGGCGTGCTGACCAGCAATATTCTGGCCACGCTCACGGCCTGGCTGGACCGCTATGCGCCGGACCAGTGGCGCGGCGATCTCACAGCCGTGTTCATGGCCGGCAGTTGGAAGCTGATGAAGGAGGACAAACTGGCCGGTGAACTGATCCGGAACTACCGGCCCGAGGCCGCACAGGCATTCCGGGCGGACTATCCCTTTGACGGCTTGAGTTCCAGGGCTTTTTTCCTCACAGTGCTGGCCGGGCAGTTCCCCGAGGAACTGCACAGTAAAAAAGCTCAGGAGATGCTCGACGACATCTTCAGCCTGACGGCGCAGCGGCGCTACACGACCATTTCGGCGGCGCAGACGGCCAGAGCGCTGATGGCCTACAGCCAAGGGCTGGACGCGGGACTGGCGCGGGCCGAGGTCAAGGGCCTGACGCGGGCGGACCCGGCGGATCAGGAGGGACAGCCGCCCGCCCTGCCGCCGCTCCAGGGCAAGGGTGTGCGGGTTCTGGCCTTGGACAGCGAAAGCGGCGCAGACTCCCGCAATCTGCTGAACCAATTGGCTGGACTGAGTTTCTCGGCGGATGCGCCTTTCTTCTGGCAGATGGAAAGCGTCGGTTTCGGCCGGGATCTGCCCACGCAGGCCGTCAGCAAGGGGCTCAGCGTGCGGCGCGAACTGCGCGCGCCCGACGGCGGGCCCGTCACTGTCCTCCGGCGGGGCGACGAAGTGGTGGTGGCGCTCACGGCCCGCGCTTTTGACGTGACGCGAAAAAATATCGCTCTGGTGGACATGCTGCCCGGCTGCTTTGAATTTGTGGTCAGCCATGGCGGACAAAGCGCGGAGCTGCGTACGGATCAGGGCCGGAACCGCAAAGACCGGGATATGAACCCCGCCTATGCCGAACGCCGGGAGGACCGGATGCTGATCTTTGCGGACCTGCCCACGGACGAACGTACCTTCCGCTACCGGGTCAGGATCACAGGGCGTGGCGAATTCACCTGGCCGCCCGCGCAGGCCGAGGCCATGTACGATCCGGAAGCTGGGGCGCTGAGTCTGCCGGAGAAGATCGTCATTGAGGAATAAACGCCGTCCGGGCGGGAGGCTGGTCTTTATGGGCCTCCCGCTTTTGCTCTGTTGCGCGGCCCTGGCTTTTGCTCTGGCGCTGTACGCCACGCCCAGACCGGATATATACGGCCGGGCGGGCTTTTCGCGCTCTTTTCTGGACCGCCAGGGCCGTGTGCTGCGCATCACCCTGGCCCCGGACGGCGCGTACCGCATTTTTACGCCCCTGACGGCCCTGCCGCCGGAACTCATTGAAGCCACCCTGCTCTATGAAGACCGTTTCTTTTTCCGCCATCCCGGCGTCAATCCGCTCTCCCTGCTGCGCTCCGCGGTCAGCATGGTTCTGGGCGGCCGCCGCATGGGCGGCTCCACCATCAGCATGCAGGTGGCGCGCCTGAGCGGTAAATTCTCCACGGCCAGCATCCCCGGCAAACTGCGCCAGATCTGGCACGCTCTGGCGCTGGAGCGGCATTACGACAAGGATGAAATTCTCGAAGCCTACCTCAACCTCGCACCCTACGGCGCCAACGTGGAGGGCGCCGGGGCGGCGGCGCGCGTCTGGTTCCACAAGGAAGCGGGCGAACTCAGCCTGCCAGAAATTCTGGCGCTGGCGCCAGTGCCCCAGCACCCGGCGGCGCGCAATCCGCTGACAAGCCGGGGGCGCGCCCTGTCCCAGGCCCGCGCGCGCCTGGACAAAATCTGGCGGCAAGCCCATCCCCGGGCCGCCGGTCAGGGGCTGCCCGATGTCCCCCTGCGGGTGCACGGGCCCTCGGAGCTGCCCTTCGCCGCGCCGCACGCCGTGGACAGTCTGCTGGCCGCGCCGGATCTGCCGCAGGGCGATATCGTCACAACACTGGATCTCGGACTGCAGCGGCTGCTGGAACGCCAGTTGCGCCGGGCTGTGGAAGCCGGGCGGCTGTGGGGCATGGACAATGCCGCCGCCCTGCTGCTGGACTGGAGCAGCGGTGAGATCCTGGCCCTGGCGGGTTCCGCCGACTATTTCAACGCCGCCATCCAGGGGCAGGTGGACGGCACGGCGGCGCGGCGCTCTCCCGGCTCCACTCTGAAGCCTTTTATTTACGCCCTGGCCCTGCAGGAAGGGCTGATCCATCCGGAAAGCCTGCTTTCCGACACGCCGCGCGTATTCAAGGGCTATGAGCCGGAAAATGCCGACGGCGGCTTTCGTGGACCCGTCAGCGCGCGCATGGCCCTGCTGGGCAGCCGCAATATTCCGGCCATCAGTCTGGCCGGTCAGTTGCCCGCGCCGGGCCTGTACGGCTTTTTGCGCAAGGCCGGAGTGCGTTTTGAGCACGGCCCGGAGCATTACGGCCTGTCTCTGGTTCTGGGCGGCGCGGAGGTCAGCATGCGCGAACTGGCCGGGCTGTATGCCGTTCTGCCCAACCGGGGCGTCTGGCGCGCGCCCATGCTCCGCCGGGACGAAGCCGCGCCGGAGCCGCTTCCACTGCTCAGGGCGGAAGCGGCCTTCGTGGCCCTGCAAATGCTGCGCGCTCCGTCGCCCCAGGGTTTCGACCGCACGCCCGTCTACTGGAAAACCGGCACCTCCAACGGTCTGCGCGACGCCTGGACCGCCGGAATTTTCGGGCCCTACGTCCTGGTGGTCTGGGTGGGCCGTTTTGACGGCGCGTCCAATCCCGGCTTCAACGGCCTGCACGCGGCGGCTCCCGTTTTTTTCAGTATCCAGCGCGCGCTGGAAGCCCAAAGCCCCCCCGGCGCGCCAGCCGACCCCGGCGCAAACGCCGACGGGCTGAAGGTCCGCCGCATCGCCGTCTGCGCCGCCACGGGCGATACCGATCTCAGCCTCTGCCCGGAACCCTCGCGCCAGACCGGCACATGGTTCATTCCCGGCGTCTCTCCCATCCGGGATTCCGGCATTCTGCGCCGCATTCTGGTGGATGAGGTCACCGGCTTCCGCCAGTGCCGGGCCGTGCCGGGCCGCACCCGTGAAGTGGTCTGGGAATTCTGGCCCGCCGATCTGCGCCGCCTTTTCACCCAGGCCGGGGTGCGCAAGCCTGCCGCGCTGCCTCTGGCCCCGGAGTGCCGCGATACGGACGCGCCCTGGCAGGTTCCCGGACGCGCCCCGCTGATTTCCTCGCCCAAATCCGGCCTGATCTATACGGCGAGCCTCGGAAATCCGCAAAAAATCCCTCTGCTGGCAGACGCCGATGCTGACGCGGATTGCGTTTACTGGTTCGCGGGCGCCCGCTACCTGGGCCGCAGCGCGCCTGATGAACCGCTGTTCTGGCAGGCCGCGCCGGGCGTCACCCGGCTCACGGCTGTGGACGATCTGGGCCGTTCCAGCAGCGTGCGGGTGGTCACGGAAAGCGTGCCGTAGCTTTCGGCCACGCCGGAGGAGCCGGACTCTCCCGCCGACCGGCTTTGACAAGAGGGCGGCAAGCCCATATTCTGTTCCGTCTTTTTGCGTTGATTTTCTCCGGGAAAAATTCCCTTACCGTCTGACCGGATTGTGCATGGACAGGTTGCTGCTCACTCTCGGGATCATCTTTGTCAGCCTGACGGCGGGTTATGCCTTCCGGCACGCCGTCGCTGCCGGGCGTGTCCGCCTTTCCGGAGAAGCCCTGGTCCTTGCGCGCCGACGCCTCCAGACAACGGCGGTTTTTGTGCTCATTCCCGTGTCCGCCATGCTGTCCCTCTGGGGTCTGCCCTCGCCGGACACGCGCCTGCTGGCCCTGCCGCTGCTGGGCCTGACCGCCTGGGTCTGGGGCGGCGCGCTTTCCCTGCTTTTCGCCCGCCTGCTCAAGCTGGACCGCGCCCAGACCGGCAGCCTGTACTGCTGCGGCACGTTCACCAACATCGGCGCCGTGGGCTCGCTGGTCTGCGTGCTTTTTCTGGGTGAAAGCGCCATTGCCCTGGTGGCCCTGTACCGGCTTTGCGAGGAGCTGTTCTATTTCAGCGTTTCCTTTCCCATCGCCCGCTGGTACAGCCGGGAGAACGACGGGCGGCGGCTTTCCTTCCGCAATCTGCGCTTTGATCCCATTTTGAAAGTCGTGCTCAGCGCCCTGCTGCTCGGCATCGCGCTCAACCTGCTGCATGTGCCCCGTCCGGAATTCTGCGGGCATCTGGCCTCCGGCTTCATGATTCTGGCCACAGTGCTTTTTCTGTTCGCCATCGGCCTGAGCCTGAAGCTGGCGAGTCTGACCCGCTATACGCGCCAGAGCCTGGCCGTGTGCATTATAAAATTCATCGGCGTGCCGCTGCTGATTACCGGCCTTGCCGAGTGCATCGGCTACGGAGCCATCGACAACGGTCTGCCCCTGAAAGTGGTGGCTGTGCTCTCGGCCATGCCCGTGGCCATGACCGCCCTGGTGCCGCCGTCCCTGTTCCGCCTGGACCTGGACCTGGCCAACGCCTGCTGGATTTTCAGCACCCTGGCTCTGGTGGCGGTGCTGCCCGCTCTGCTCGTGATCCTGCCGCTGCTCTGACATCCCGGCGCGCCAACGTCGGCGCGCCTCGAAGGGGAGTCAGGCAGCGTGGAAACGTCATCCTGAGGAGGTTTGAAGATGAAACGCTTTTTACACTGGAGCGCCCTGGCGCTCTGCGCCTGTCTGCTGGCCGCTCCGCTGCCGGCCGCGGCCGCCCCTTACAAAGCCGAATACAAACTGAGCGTGGTGCCCGGCGCCACCTCCGGCTGGGGCATGACCGCCTCGTATTTCGCCGATCTGGTGCGCGACCGTTCGCAGGGGCGCATCAACATCAAGGTCTATCCCTCCAGCCAGTTGCTGGCGGGCAAGCAGACCTCGGAATTTCTGATGCTGCGCAACGGGGCCATTGACTTCGCGCTGGCTTCGACCATCAACTGGTCCCCCCAGATCAAGGAGCTGAACCTCACGGCCCTGCCCTTTCTGCTGGCCGTCCAGCCGGACCGCTACAAGGCCATGGACGCCATCATGGCGGGCAAATCCGGCAAGATGATGGTGGACGCCATCGAGAAAAAGGGCGTGAAGATCATCGGCTGGGCCGA
Protein-coding regions in this window:
- a CDS encoding alpha-2-macroglobulin family protein gives rise to the protein MSASAFFSGPVRNRLVFTFLLFFLTAGNAWSAPEVRAPDSRNVGGLISYWRFTAAAGQPGGNAALDLRFTPDKQKCREAYGEDGEAVCRRNFGRRPAPEVTLQPSLPGRWEWSGDRLLFFPEEIWPVDTAYTVDIKKSLPPRMAVAGPVTFRSAPLRAKISGSFKFDPENLKTMAVSGEMRFNAPVDREAAQSRFSVKIEGDGLLLGDPILHFNDRGDRLDYSLPVLELAKADSGLRISLAPGFTAVSGGPASRGEDFFIRLPSADKLFELKTGRLDAVTRPDLRAEMVLSLHFSLPVKPSEVLDKLDLRLLPPDASAMDATTGEKQPAEAENEENETREENPPASAWTLERVTPEVIAQATRLRLSPPDDEDKPSTDIFLAVDDNLEPGRSLLLRLRQGMVSASGLRSSEESLKLLQAPAFPEALRIMQKGGVLALTGDAVVSVYSRNLDAVDYEVSQIRPEFLNTFLSANLDQLDYDAYDYDQPYAGGRPDLDNLSVVNRGSLPLRRRDAMSAQFSALNLRPLLRDGRKGLFYLSLTGRRDGRAVSRENRFVLMTDLGLIHKTAAGGGGAVYAVSLADGRPRAQVNVQVIGVNGLPVFSAKTDARGKVNLPALTGLTREKRPLALTAAQGSDLAFLPLEQYARKLNYSRFDVGGNRLSDQGLNVYLFSQRGVYRPGESLHFGYMVKQGQWGSTDLTGLPLTATLYNPRGNEAASKKITLTADGFGELTFPLETTAPTGPWELRLRTGADKQRGEILRVTRVMVEEFQPDTLRLQLRLTPGVGKGWLRPRDLAEGPGGSQDEGLSARVNLVNLFGAPAVDHEVKLRLHFAPAAFAFRDYPDYRFYNAAQSMAGEQTELPGQRTDAQGDTVFSLDLADHAHSTFQLTARAEGMDAAGGRSVMADASLLFSPLDAAVGWSSDADLGYLPQHGKARLNLLAVDHTLKAVDLGELELTFVGISHTRSLTRDSKGQYRYQNLPRRKTLGTQKLRLDKKTSVALRLDEPGAHLLEARDSKGNLVLRVPYEVAGTAQARLGEEHEARLTARLSKQDYAPGETMEISLNTPYKGAGLITVEREDVLAETWFTAQAGQSVQRLPLPKNLEGRAYCNITYFRALDDADIFTKPLAVAVLPFSVNMRGRDLGLSVRTEADAARVSGAAVPAAEQVVRPGADLPVRVRAAQPGKAIVFAVDEGILRLTSYATPDPLRALLGDRALEVGTYQYFDLLMPEYRHLRDMISAFGGGEEAASASPGQQAALGQNPFRRPGEAPMIFWSGVLDVGPEDSLVNIPIPPQFNGKLRIMAVGCAPGAVGAARTEAVSRAEVVIQPMLPLFVTPGDVFEAAVSLTDMLERPAGQENTPRRLALSVRGDGGCTLLDALPEALTLEPARQQTVRLRFRAEDLPGGHNLHFTATPLPGQPGEAVTRPVGLSIRPALPRSTDVLLGRAGQAPYTAEAKLPRRLYPQFAELRASLSALPLPPAHGLMRWLAAYPYGCTEQRVSAAFPDLALLTRPELTPPDAAYTPQKIRAWVLETLRMLQARQADEGRFAAWPGGGRGDLFLSAYAADFLSTARAAGLSLSDGLDKGFLEALEEEAMRSPDSLADARVKAYAAWVLTRNGVLTSNILATLTAWLDRYAPDQWRGDLTAVFMAGSWKLMKEDKLAGELIRNYRPEAAQAFRADYPFDGLSSRAFFLTVLAGQFPEELHSKKAQEMLDDIFSLTAQRRYTTISAAQTARALMAYSQGLDAGLARAEVKGLTRADPADQEGQPPALPPLQGKGVRVLALDSESGADSRNLLNQLAGLSFSADAPFFWQMESVGFGRDLPTQAVSKGLSVRRELRAPDGGPVTVLRRGDEVVVALTARAFDVTRKNIALVDMLPGCFEFVVSHGGQSAELRTDQGRNRKDRDMNPAYAERREDRMLIFADLPTDERTFRYRVRITGRGEFTWPPAQAEAMYDPEAGALSLPEKIVIEE
- the pbpC gene encoding penicillin-binding protein 1C — translated: MGLPLLLCCAALAFALALYATPRPDIYGRAGFSRSFLDRQGRVLRITLAPDGAYRIFTPLTALPPELIEATLLYEDRFFFRHPGVNPLSLLRSAVSMVLGGRRMGGSTISMQVARLSGKFSTASIPGKLRQIWHALALERHYDKDEILEAYLNLAPYGANVEGAGAAARVWFHKEAGELSLPEILALAPVPQHPAARNPLTSRGRALSQARARLDKIWRQAHPRAAGQGLPDVPLRVHGPSELPFAAPHAVDSLLAAPDLPQGDIVTTLDLGLQRLLERQLRRAVEAGRLWGMDNAAALLLDWSSGEILALAGSADYFNAAIQGQVDGTAARRSPGSTLKPFIYALALQEGLIHPESLLSDTPRVFKGYEPENADGGFRGPVSARMALLGSRNIPAISLAGQLPAPGLYGFLRKAGVRFEHGPEHYGLSLVLGGAEVSMRELAGLYAVLPNRGVWRAPMLRRDEAAPEPLPLLRAEAAFVALQMLRAPSPQGFDRTPVYWKTGTSNGLRDAWTAGIFGPYVLVVWVGRFDGASNPGFNGLHAAAPVFFSIQRALEAQSPPGAPADPGANADGLKVRRIAVCAATGDTDLSLCPEPSRQTGTWFIPGVSPIRDSGILRRILVDEVTGFRQCRAVPGRTREVVWEFWPADLRRLFTQAGVRKPAALPLAPECRDTDAPWQVPGRAPLISSPKSGLIYTASLGNPQKIPLLADADADADCVYWFAGARYLGRSAPDEPLFWQAAPGVTRLTAVDDLGRSSSVRVVTESVP
- a CDS encoding AEC family transporter, which produces MDRLLLTLGIIFVSLTAGYAFRHAVAAGRVRLSGEALVLARRRLQTTAVFVLIPVSAMLSLWGLPSPDTRLLALPLLGLTAWVWGGALSLLFARLLKLDRAQTGSLYCCGTFTNIGAVGSLVCVLFLGESAIALVALYRLCEELFYFSVSFPIARWYSRENDGRRLSFRNLRFDPILKVVLSALLLGIALNLLHVPRPEFCGHLASGFMILATVLFLFAIGLSLKLASLTRYTRQSLAVCIIKFIGVPLLITGLAECIGYGAIDNGLPLKVVAVLSAMPVAMTALVPPSLFRLDLDLANACWIFSTLALVAVLPALLVILPLL